A portion of the Glycine max cultivar Williams 82 chromosome 10, Glycine_max_v4.0, whole genome shotgun sequence genome contains these proteins:
- the LOC100818734 gene encoding auxin-induced protein X15, with protein MLRNFVGRIQKGLSLFVARRPDAFSYFSEDRTATAAQDDVREGYFSVLAVKGEETKRFIVGLDYLHDPAFLGLLDKAQEEYGFRQKGALALPCRPQELQKILDGPKA; from the coding sequence ATGCTTAGGAATTTTGTTGGGAGGATACAAAAGGGTCTTTCACTGTTTGTAGCTAGAAGGCCAGATGCATTCAGCTACTTCAGTGAAGATCGCACCGCAACGGCGGCACAAGATGATGTCAGGGAAGGTTATTTTTCTGTTCTTGCAGTCAAGGGTGAGGAAACAAAAAGGTTTATTGTTGGTTTAGACTATTTGCATGATCCTGCATTCTTGGGACTTTTGGACAAAGCTCAAGAAGAGTATGGTTTCAGGCAAAAGGGAGCTCTTGCACTCCCTTGTCGCCCTCAAGAGTTACAGAAGATTCTAGATGGTCCCAAAGCATAG